In Virgibacillus sp. NKC19-16, a single genomic region encodes these proteins:
- a CDS encoding ABC transporter permease, producing the protein MFAYIMRRLLMLIPVLIGMTLITFSIVHLIPGNPAQVILGETATAAAIEDLEESMGLNEAYPVQYGIYVTDLLQGDLGTSLRSKAEISKEIWPYIAATFELTVFAMIFAIVIGVNAGIISAWKQNSWFDFLAMLFALVGVSMPIFWLALMEQWVFAQELGWLPAYGREDSRDPMATITNFYVLDSLIHLDFGRTLTILKHLVLPSIALGTIPMAIIARMTRSSMLEVMNSDYIRTVRAKGSGQFLVIYKHALKNAIIPVLTVIGLQTGVLLGGAILTETIFSWPGIGRYVYEAINYRDYPVIQSGILVIAFIFVIINLIVDLLYKLIDPRINY; encoded by the coding sequence ATGTTTGCCTATATTATGCGCCGCTTACTTATGCTCATTCCTGTATTAATCGGAATGACGTTAATCACATTTTCTATCGTACATCTTATACCCGGTAACCCTGCACAAGTTATATTAGGGGAGACGGCAACTGCGGCTGCCATTGAAGACTTGGAAGAAAGCATGGGCTTAAACGAGGCCTATCCTGTTCAATATGGTATTTATGTAACGGATTTACTTCAAGGTGACTTAGGCACTTCATTAAGGTCAAAAGCAGAGATATCAAAAGAAATATGGCCGTACATAGCCGCTACCTTTGAATTAACCGTATTTGCCATGATATTTGCTATCGTTATCGGTGTAAATGCCGGAATTATAAGTGCATGGAAACAGAATTCCTGGTTTGATTTTCTGGCGATGCTATTCGCATTAGTTGGTGTCTCGATGCCGATTTTTTGGCTGGCATTAATGGAGCAGTGGGTTTTTGCCCAGGAGCTTGGCTGGCTTCCGGCATATGGCAGGGAAGACAGCAGAGACCCGATGGCGACCATTACGAATTTTTATGTGTTAGATTCATTAATTCATCTGGACTTCGGGCGAACACTGACGATTTTAAAACACTTAGTATTACCTAGTATTGCTTTAGGTACGATTCCGATGGCAATTATAGCCAGAATGACACGTTCAAGCATGCTTGAAGTGATGAATTCGGATTACATTAGAACAGTGAGGGCTAAAGGGTCAGGACAATTTTTGGTTATTTATAAACATGCGTTGAAAAATGCCATTATTCCTGTGTTAACGGTAATTGGTCTGCAAACGGGTGTCCTTTTGGGGGGAGCTATTTTAACGGAAACGATTTTTAGCTGGCCTGGTATTGGAAGGTATGTGTATGAAGCAATCAATTACCGTGACTATCCGGTCATTCAATCAGGTATTCTCGTCATTGCATTTATCTTTGTCATCATTAATTTAATTGTTGATTTACTTTATAAACTTATTGATCCAAGGATTAACTATTAG
- a CDS encoding ABC transporter substrate-binding protein — MKVKFSFLVALMLAFVLVLAACSGDGGADSASTEEEEEADATEGSEDSAGEDSETEADGGAEGEQVLVFARGGDSESLDPSSTTDGESSRVTRQILETLLTFEEDSFELEPGLAHDWEVSDDGLNYTFYLEKGVTFHDGTDFNAEAVKTNFERWADPEHEYSFADDNYVYSMYGTMFGGFQGDDGHVIEEINVVGDHEIEFVLSQPLGFFLQNMAMSYFGITSPAAFEEYGPEINENPVGTGPFQFVSWSKDDSIILEKFEDYRVDGLPKLDEVVFEVIPDNAARLIALRSGEIDIMDGLNPDDAAGIESEEGLELYTRAENNVGYVGFNTQKEPLDQVEVRQAINYAIDKQSIADALYAGYANTAKNMLPPSYMGYNDEVEAYEYDPERAQELLAEAGYEDGMEIELWTMPVARPYMPDPETVSEIVQNNLAEVGIEVEIVREEWAPYLEKTLQGEQEMFMLGWSGTNGDPDYFLSSLLHGSNVGSSNRTFYQNDEVDELLDQAKRSVDQDERAAFYQEAQALISEDSPTATLVHSTPVLATTSDVLNYVPHPSTSESLAEVELAN; from the coding sequence ATGAAGGTAAAGTTTTCTTTTTTAGTTGCTCTGATGCTTGCATTTGTTTTAGTGCTCGCAGCATGTAGTGGCGATGGAGGAGCAGATTCTGCTTCCACGGAGGAAGAAGAGGAAGCAGATGCTACTGAGGGAAGTGAAGACAGCGCTGGGGAAGATAGTGAGACGGAAGCTGACGGTGGAGCAGAAGGGGAACAGGTTCTTGTATTTGCACGGGGAGGCGATTCTGAAAGTTTGGATCCATCAAGTACAACAGATGGTGAATCCTCCCGTGTGACCAGACAGATTTTGGAAACCTTATTGACTTTTGAAGAAGACTCATTTGAACTTGAGCCAGGGTTAGCACATGACTGGGAAGTTTCAGATGACGGGTTAAACTATACCTTCTATTTGGAGAAGGGCGTCACATTCCATGACGGAACGGATTTTAACGCAGAAGCGGTAAAAACAAACTTCGAGCGCTGGGCAGATCCGGAGCATGAGTATAGCTTTGCAGATGATAATTATGTGTATTCCATGTATGGGACCATGTTTGGTGGTTTCCAAGGGGACGATGGTCATGTTATCGAAGAAATTAATGTCGTAGGTGATCATGAAATTGAATTCGTTTTATCACAGCCATTAGGATTTTTCCTGCAAAACATGGCGATGAGTTATTTCGGAATAACGTCACCAGCAGCTTTTGAAGAATACGGCCCTGAGATTAACGAAAACCCGGTAGGAACTGGTCCGTTTCAATTTGTCAGCTGGAGCAAGGATGATTCCATTATTCTGGAAAAATTTGAAGATTACCGTGTAGATGGCCTCCCGAAACTGGATGAAGTAGTTTTTGAAGTCATCCCGGATAATGCTGCTCGTTTAATTGCACTTCGTTCTGGCGAGATTGATATTATGGATGGACTAAATCCGGATGACGCCGCTGGGATTGAATCGGAAGAAGGATTAGAACTGTATACAAGGGCAGAGAATAACGTTGGTTATGTCGGATTTAACACACAAAAAGAACCATTAGATCAAGTGGAAGTACGACAGGCGATTAATTATGCAATTGATAAACAGTCGATTGCTGACGCATTATATGCAGGTTATGCGAATACCGCCAAAAATATGCTCCCTCCTAGCTATATGGGCTACAATGATGAAGTGGAAGCCTATGAATATGATCCGGAGAGAGCACAGGAATTACTGGCAGAAGCAGGTTATGAGGACGGAATGGAAATTGAACTTTGGACGATGCCTGTGGCAAGACCATACATGCCGGATCCGGAGACAGTTTCTGAAATTGTGCAAAATAATTTAGCGGAAGTTGGAATAGAAGTTGAGATCGTACGTGAAGAATGGGCTCCCTATTTAGAGAAGACTCTCCAAGGTGAGCAGGAAATGTTTATGCTTGGCTGGTCAGGAACAAATGGAGATCCGGATTATTTCTTAAGCAGCTTACTACATGGATCGAATGTTGGGAGTAGTAACCGTACATTCTATCAAAATGATGAAGTGGATGAGCTATTAGATCAGGCAAAAAGATCTGTTGATCAAGATGAGCGCGCGGCATTTTATCAAGAGGCTCAAGCGTTGATTTCAGAAGATTCACCGACGGCAACATTAGTACATTCAACTCCTGTATTAGCAACAACCAGTGACGTATTAAATTATGTACCACATCCATCAACAAGTGAATCGTTGGCAGAAGTTGAGCTAGCGAATTAG
- a CDS encoding ABC transporter ATP-binding protein, whose protein sequence is MTSPLLEVKSLKKYFDIRGGVFGRKVGEVKAVDDISFSVMEGEILGIVGESGCGKSTTGKSILRLIEPTEGQVKFEDRDITDLNAEEMRQLRRNMQIIFQDPYASLNPRHTVEKIISEPLLIHGVTSAKERNDRVKELLEIVGLSAYHASRYPHQFSGGQRQRIGIARALANNPKLIICDEPVSALDVSVQSQILNLMEELRDTFNLTYVFIAHDLSVVKHISDRVGVMYLGRMVELTTKDTLYEDPKHPYTQALLSAVPSPDPDITRDRVILEGDVPSPASPPAGCAFHTRCPHAMDICREFRPAFEEIEDNHFVACHLYGDAQ, encoded by the coding sequence ATGACAAGTCCTTTACTGGAAGTTAAGTCGCTAAAAAAATATTTTGATATTAGAGGTGGTGTTTTTGGGCGAAAAGTTGGAGAAGTAAAAGCGGTGGATGATATTTCATTTTCCGTTATGGAAGGTGAAATTTTAGGTATTGTAGGTGAATCCGGCTGCGGCAAATCCACGACAGGTAAATCGATCCTAAGACTAATCGAACCAACAGAAGGGCAAGTAAAGTTTGAGGATCGGGATATAACCGACTTAAACGCGGAAGAAATGCGGCAATTAAGACGCAATATGCAGATTATATTCCAGGATCCCTATGCATCCTTAAATCCAAGGCATACGGTGGAAAAAATAATAAGTGAGCCACTGTTAATCCACGGGGTTACTTCGGCCAAAGAGCGGAACGATCGCGTGAAGGAACTGCTGGAGATCGTCGGTTTAAGTGCGTATCACGCTTCCAGGTATCCCCATCAATTTAGTGGAGGACAGAGACAGCGAATCGGTATTGCCCGAGCATTGGCAAATAATCCGAAATTGATCATTTGTGATGAACCGGTTTCTGCCCTGGATGTATCTGTACAGTCCCAAATCCTGAATCTAATGGAAGAACTTCGCGATACGTTTAATCTAACCTATGTTTTTATTGCACATGACCTAAGTGTTGTAAAGCATATCAGTGATCGTGTTGGGGTGATGTATTTAGGCAGGATGGTTGAATTAACGACAAAAGATACATTATATGAGGATCCGAAACATCCATATACACAGGCACTTTTATCTGCAGTTCCTTCGCCGGATCCCGACATTACAAGAGACCGGGTTATATTAGAAGGTGATGTGCCAAGTCCTGCGAGTCCACCTGCCGGCTGTGCATTTCACACTAGATGCCCGCATGCAATGGATATTTGCAGGGAATTCAGACCAGCTTTTGAAGAAATAGAGGATAACCATTTTGTTGCATGTCATCTCTACGGGGACGCGCAATAA
- a CDS encoding ABC transporter ATP-binding protein produces MSHTDVVLELNNLHTHFFTDNGEIPAVDGVSINVHKGEVVGIVGESGCGKSVTSLSVMQLVPSPPGKIVDGEINFKGENLVNASKSRMKKVRGNEISMIFQEPMTSLDPLFTIGNQMREAIRIHEKISKKEARSRSIDMLKLVGIPRPEAVIDEYPHQLSGGMRQRVMIAMAMSRDPELLIADEPTTALDVTIQAQILDLMRNLNHEKETSILLITHDLGVVAEICDRVVVMYSGQVVEEGTTREILKDPKHPYSKGLIRSLPKIHEREQKLYSIPGTVPKPKMDRVGCRFAARCEFAFDRCFQESPELYSLGDGRTSRCFLYDEKEEGVTNDDKSFTGS; encoded by the coding sequence ATGTCACACACAGATGTTGTTTTAGAACTAAATAATTTACATACACATTTTTTTACAGACAATGGTGAAATCCCAGCTGTAGATGGAGTTAGTATTAACGTTCATAAAGGGGAAGTGGTTGGCATTGTTGGTGAATCTGGATGCGGAAAAAGTGTTACTTCCTTATCCGTGATGCAACTAGTGCCAAGCCCGCCCGGGAAAATTGTTGATGGCGAGATCAATTTTAAGGGTGAAAATCTTGTAAACGCTTCAAAGTCACGCATGAAAAAAGTGCGTGGAAATGAAATATCCATGATCTTTCAGGAACCGATGACATCATTAGATCCACTATTTACGATTGGAAATCAAATGCGGGAAGCGATTCGGATTCACGAAAAAATCAGCAAAAAAGAGGCGCGGAGCAGATCAATAGATATGTTGAAGCTTGTTGGTATACCGAGACCCGAAGCTGTCATTGATGAATATCCGCATCAATTGTCTGGTGGAATGCGGCAGCGTGTCATGATTGCGATGGCGATGTCACGAGATCCTGAATTATTAATTGCCGATGAACCAACAACCGCACTTGACGTTACAATCCAGGCACAAATTTTGGATTTAATGCGGAATTTAAATCATGAAAAAGAAACATCCATTTTATTAATTACCCATGATCTTGGTGTCGTAGCTGAAATTTGCGATCGAGTTGTCGTTATGTACTCCGGACAGGTTGTGGAAGAGGGTACGACAAGGGAAATATTGAAAGATCCAAAGCATCCCTATTCCAAAGGGCTAATCCGTTCCTTGCCTAAAATTCATGAACGGGAGCAAAAGCTTTATTCCATTCCAGGTACGGTGCCAAAGCCAAAGATGGATCGTGTCGGTTGCCGTTTTGCCGCGCGCTGTGAATTTGCTTTTGACCGTTGCTTCCAGGAAAGCCCAGAGCTTTATTCTTTAGGAGATGGTCGAACAAGTCGTTGCTTTCTATATGACGAAAAGGAAGAAGGTGTAACGAACGATGACAAGTCCTTTACTGGAAGTTAA
- a CDS encoding shikimate kinase, translating to MRINEVPLREKSIVLIGFMGVGKTSIGKSVAKKLYRDFIDIDEEIESKYGMPTSEIFQTIGEQAFREKEKTTIIKACKQKLKIISVGGGAFLQEEIRNTCLAECIVFFLDLSWEHWQERISLLIDSRPVLQGKNIDEIKELFHKRQPIYEKHHSRVETDNLIIEEVADFIVDSLKTAWDIHEPNGG from the coding sequence ATGCGTATTAACGAAGTTCCACTTAGAGAGAAAAGCATTGTCCTGATTGGGTTTATGGGTGTTGGTAAGACATCCATTGGAAAGTCCGTTGCCAAGAAATTATATCGGGATTTTATCGATATAGATGAAGAAATCGAAAGTAAATATGGTATGCCAACGTCCGAGATTTTTCAAACGATCGGTGAGCAAGCTTTTCGTGAAAAAGAGAAAACAACAATCATAAAAGCTTGCAAGCAAAAGCTGAAAATAATTTCCGTTGGCGGTGGGGCTTTCTTACAGGAGGAAATCAGAAATACGTGCTTAGCAGAATGTATCGTATTTTTCCTAGATTTGTCCTGGGAACATTGGCAGGAAAGGATTAGCTTACTTATTGACAGCAGACCCGTTCTACAGGGGAAAAATATTGATGAAATTAAAGAACTTTTTCATAAGAGGCAGCCAATCTATGAAAAACATCATTCTAGGGTGGAAACAGATAATCTGATTATTGAAGAGGTTGCTGATTTTATCGTGGATTCTTTAAAAACGGCTTGGGATATTCATGAACCTAATGGCGGGTGA
- a CDS encoding alpha/beta hydrolase fold domain-containing protein yields the protein MRSLRSKLVEQFLFLYGGKEKFVDEKALAAFMEQKRKDRKPYVLPRKIGERFNLVLRTYDDMSCYFFNFENKPTKKQILYLHGGAYVSQPLIFHWNFLGKLAKETGATIYVPIYPKAPNHQYQESFDKVFLIYEEILGKSGVDNLIFMGDSAGGGFALALAELLLEKGMPQPKHIILLSPWLDITMKNPDLRAFEKLDPLIGIYGAAEMGKSFAGNANPNYYMLSPINGEIKGLGKISVFIGTHEVLLPDIRKFKNMTEAQGVKINYFEYPNMNHVFPVYPIPEAKKARKEIVDIMENG from the coding sequence GTGAGAAGTCTAAGAAGTAAGCTGGTTGAACAATTCCTTTTCCTTTATGGTGGGAAAGAAAAATTTGTGGACGAAAAGGCTCTTGCGGCATTTATGGAGCAAAAGCGTAAAGATAGAAAGCCGTATGTTTTGCCAAGAAAAATCGGTGAGAGATTTAATCTAGTGCTCAGAACATATGATGATATGAGCTGCTATTTTTTTAATTTCGAAAACAAGCCAACAAAAAAACAAATCCTTTACTTACATGGTGGGGCATACGTGAGTCAGCCGCTCATCTTTCATTGGAATTTTTTAGGTAAACTAGCCAAGGAGACTGGGGCAACAATCTATGTACCTATTTACCCAAAGGCGCCGAATCATCAGTATCAGGAGTCATTTGACAAGGTTTTTCTCATTTATGAAGAGATACTGGGCAAGTCAGGTGTGGATAATCTTATCTTTATGGGCGACTCTGCCGGGGGAGGTTTTGCGCTTGCTTTGGCCGAGTTGCTCCTGGAAAAGGGCATGCCACAACCGAAACACATTATTTTGCTTTCACCATGGCTTGATATTACCATGAAAAACCCCGATCTCCGTGCATTTGAAAAACTGGATCCCCTAATTGGAATTTACGGTGCGGCTGAAATGGGCAAATCATTTGCCGGGAATGCCAATCCGAACTATTATATGCTCAGCCCAATCAACGGAGAGATAAAAGGGTTAGGGAAAATTTCTGTGTTTATTGGCACGCATGAGGTACTGCTACCCGATATTAGGAAATTTAAGAATATGACAGAAGCGCAGGGCGTGAAGATCAATTATTTTGAGTATCCAAATATGAATCATGTTTTTCCGGTATATCCTATTCCTGAAGCGAAAAAAGCGAGGAAGGAAATCGTGGACATTATGGAGAATGGGTGA
- a CDS encoding ABC transporter ATP-binding protein, whose protein sequence is MTNVIDMQDVSWKRQQETILTNVNWNVSRGEHWAVLGLNGSGKTTLLNMVNGYIWPTTGKVSVLDQQFGRTDIRELRKSIGWVSSSIQERIKGTAYGEDVVVSGKYASIGLYDVPNNEDYKKAYQIMEQVGCSHLTNRTYQTCSQGEKQKILIARGLMGSPDLLILDEPTSGLDFISREELLSTIDNLAIQKDAPTIIFVTHHIEEILPVFSHTLLLHQGTVFDKGERSAMLTSTCLSEFFGTSVRVEWHRDRAWMTLRD, encoded by the coding sequence TTGACGAATGTTATTGATATGCAGGATGTTTCCTGGAAAAGACAACAGGAAACGATTCTAACTAATGTGAACTGGAACGTATCTAGGGGTGAGCACTGGGCGGTACTTGGACTGAATGGTTCGGGAAAAACGACGTTACTGAATATGGTAAATGGTTATATTTGGCCAACAACTGGAAAAGTCAGCGTGTTGGATCAGCAATTTGGGAGGACGGATATTAGAGAATTACGAAAGTCCATTGGCTGGGTGAGTTCGTCCATACAGGAAAGAATAAAAGGGACGGCGTATGGTGAGGATGTTGTCGTTAGCGGTAAGTATGCATCAATCGGATTGTATGATGTTCCTAATAACGAAGACTACAAGAAGGCGTATCAAATTATGGAACAGGTTGGCTGCAGTCATTTGACAAACCGTACATATCAAACATGTTCCCAAGGAGAAAAGCAAAAAATTCTTATTGCACGTGGGCTAATGGGATCACCTGATTTGCTCATATTAGATGAACCGACTAGCGGACTTGATTTTATATCGCGGGAAGAATTGCTTTCCACGATAGATAATTTGGCAATTCAAAAAGACGCCCCAACCATCATTTTTGTGACACATCACATCGAAGAGATATTGCCAGTGTTTTCTCATACGCTACTGCTTCATCAAGGAACAGTTTTTGATAAAGGAGAAAGGTCCGCTATGTTAACAAGTACATGTCTATCGGAATTTTTTGGTACATCTGTCCGTGTCGAGTGGCATAGAGATAGGGCTTGGATGACGTTGCGGGATTAG
- the clpP gene encoding ATP-dependent Clp endopeptidase proteolytic subunit ClpP, with amino-acid sequence MNLIPTVIEQTNRGERAYDIYSRLLKDRIIMLGSGIDDNVANSIVAQLLFLEADDPDKDISLYINSPGGSITAGMAIFDTMQFIKPDVSTICTGMAASMGAFLLAAGEKGKRYALPNSEVMIHQPLGGTQGQATDIEIHAKRIVEMKRKMNVILSERTGQPLEVVERDTERDNFMTAEKSVDYGLIDKILERNPNSDK; translated from the coding sequence ATGAATTTAATACCTACAGTTATTGAACAAACGAACCGTGGAGAGCGCGCATACGATATTTACTCACGCTTATTGAAAGACCGTATTATTATGCTTGGTAGTGGGATTGATGATAATGTAGCGAACTCCATTGTAGCACAATTATTATTCCTTGAAGCTGATGATCCGGATAAAGACATTTCGCTTTACATTAACTCACCGGGTGGTTCCATTACAGCTGGAATGGCGATATTTGATACGATGCAATTCATTAAACCTGATGTATCAACAATCTGTACTGGAATGGCAGCATCTATGGGTGCGTTCCTGTTAGCCGCTGGTGAAAAAGGAAAGCGATATGCACTTCCAAATAGTGAAGTGATGATTCACCAACCATTGGGTGGTACACAAGGTCAGGCAACAGATATCGAAATCCATGCAAAACGTATCGTTGAAATGAAACGAAAAATGAACGTGATTCTTTCTGAACGTACAGGACAACCACTGGAGGTTGTTGAGCGTGATACAGAGCGCGATAACTTTATGACTGCTGAAAAATCAGTAGACTATGGGTTGATTGACAAAATCCTAGAACGTAATCCAAACTCAGATAAATAA
- a CDS encoding HPr family phosphocarrier protein, with product MVDRTVKVELETGLQARPAAQFVQEANRYGAHLFLEKEGKKVNAKSIMGLMSLAVTSGEEITIIADGADEEIALDHLVNFVSEA from the coding sequence TTGGTTGATAGAACAGTGAAAGTTGAATTGGAAACAGGTCTGCAAGCAAGACCAGCTGCACAATTTGTTCAGGAAGCAAACCGGTACGGGGCACATTTGTTTCTTGAAAAAGAAGGCAAAAAAGTCAACGCGAAAAGCATCATGGGGCTAATGAGCCTAGCCGTAACCAGTGGAGAGGAAATAACAATCATTGCGGACGGGGCTGATGAAGAAATTGCACTCGATCACTTAGTAAATTTTGTTTCGGAAGCATAA
- the whiA gene encoding DNA-binding protein WhiA: protein MSFASEIKKELTGIEVEDPGCIESELAALIRMNGAVSVSRDKYVLDVQTENAAIARRIYTLMKSLYTIQVELLVRKKMKLKKNNVYIVRLKEEVRTLLSDLDILQGPYTLVRSISEKYIEKTESRKAYLRGAFLAGGSINNPETSSYHLEIFNFHQEHNDSLCELLNEFNLRARTLERKNGYIVYIKEAEKMTEFLSLIGAHNALFKFEDVRIVRDMRNSVNRLVNCETANLNKTIGAAFRQIENIKLIENTVGIDQLPEKLQEIAILRVQHQEVSLKELGELVSSGKISKSGINHRLKKIDEFAEKLKSGEVLQEK, encoded by the coding sequence TTGTCTTTTGCGTCAGAAATAAAGAAAGAATTAACTGGGATAGAGGTAGAAGATCCGGGATGTATAGAATCAGAGCTAGCGGCATTAATTCGAATGAATGGAGCTGTATCTGTATCAAGAGATAAATATGTACTTGATGTTCAAACAGAAAATGCAGCCATTGCCCGTAGAATATATACATTAATGAAGTCACTCTATACCATTCAAGTCGAGCTTTTAGTCCGTAAAAAAATGAAACTGAAAAAAAATAATGTCTATATTGTACGCTTAAAGGAAGAAGTTCGTACCCTGTTATCAGACCTGGATATATTACAGGGGCCCTATACATTAGTACGATCCATTTCCGAAAAGTATATCGAAAAGACTGAATCCAGGAAAGCCTATTTGCGTGGTGCATTTTTGGCTGGTGGTTCCATTAATAACCCTGAAACATCCTCCTATCATCTAGAGATTTTTAATTTTCATCAGGAACATAATGATTCGTTATGTGAGTTATTAAATGAATTTAACCTCCGAGCACGGACATTGGAACGTAAGAATGGCTACATTGTATACATTAAGGAAGCTGAGAAAATGACGGAGTTCTTAAGTCTAATTGGTGCGCATAATGCGTTGTTTAAATTTGAAGATGTTCGAATCGTCCGTGATATGCGTAATTCAGTGAACCGTCTTGTGAATTGTGAAACAGCGAATTTAAATAAAACGATCGGTGCGGCATTTCGGCAAATTGAAAATATCAAATTAATTGAGAACACCGTAGGAATCGATCAATTACCGGAAAAGCTTCAAGAGATCGCTATTTTACGCGTCCAGCATCAAGAAGTTTCGTTAAAAGAATTAGGGGAATTAGTATCAAGTGGCAAAATTTCTAAATCCGGTATCAACCACCGTTTGAAAAAAATCGACGAATTTGCAGAAAAACTTAAAAGCGGTGAAGTCTTACAGGAAAAATAG
- a CDS encoding gluconeogenesis factor YvcK family protein has protein sequence MTQAKQPRVVVIGGGTGMPVLLRGLKDLPVHLTSLVTVADDGGSTGRLRDEMEIPAPGDIRNVIAAQSEAEPMLLELFQHRFAVGNGLSGHSMGNLLLAAMTSVTGNFNMGIKEISRVLNVKGKIYPISNDNMALHAKMTDGSIVSGESNIPLSNKRIEEVFLSPQPVEPLPNAIRAIEKADLVVVAPGSLYTSILPAMITPKVDEAIRNTAGRVVYVCNVMTQDGETTGYTASEHVKAITKHIGEGCVDAIVVHNEPIAKTVRAIYAEENAEPVVYDTDRLLGMGLEIIEGDIIDYEQAALRHDTIKVANLLYSIIKTS, from the coding sequence ATGACTCAAGCTAAGCAACCACGTGTCGTTGTTATAGGCGGCGGTACTGGTATGCCAGTTCTATTACGTGGCTTAAAAGACTTACCCGTTCACTTAACTTCACTTGTTACCGTTGCTGATGATGGTGGAAGTACAGGGAGATTACGGGATGAAATGGAAATCCCGGCTCCAGGCGATATACGTAATGTGATCGCAGCCCAGTCTGAAGCTGAACCTATGTTACTCGAGCTTTTTCAACATCGCTTTGCCGTAGGAAACGGGCTATCGGGACATTCCATGGGTAACTTGCTACTCGCAGCCATGACGTCTGTTACTGGTAATTTTAACATGGGTATCAAAGAGATTTCCCGTGTTTTAAATGTAAAAGGGAAAATATACCCTATATCCAATGATAATATGGCATTACATGCGAAAATGACGGATGGATCGATTGTGTCCGGGGAATCTAATATCCCCCTTTCCAATAAACGGATAGAAGAGGTATTCTTAAGCCCACAACCTGTCGAGCCATTACCTAATGCTATCCGGGCAATCGAAAAGGCTGATTTAGTTGTAGTTGCTCCTGGTAGTTTGTATACTAGTATTTTACCAGCAATGATCACACCTAAAGTAGATGAAGCGATAAGGAACACTGCCGGAAGAGTAGTCTATGTATGTAATGTGATGACCCAGGATGGTGAAACAACAGGATATACAGCTTCTGAACATGTCAAGGCCATCACCAAACATATCGGAGAGGGATGCGTGGATGCGATTGTTGTGCATAATGAGCCAATTGCAAAAACAGTTCGTGCAATCTATGCGGAAGAAAATGCGGAACCGGTTGTTTATGATACCGATCGCCTGCTGGGGATGGGACTCGAGATTATTGAAGGGGATATTATTGACTACGAACAGGCAGCACTAAGGCATGACACAATAAAAGTAGCAAACTTATTGTATTCGATTATCAAGACGTCTTAA